From one Streptomyces sp. N50 genomic stretch:
- a CDS encoding serine/threonine-protein kinase produces the protein MGTEGDNARVIAGRYRLEKRLGRGGMGVVWRATDQLLGRQVAVKEIAQDDSLSEAEARQQRDRTLREARAVAQLRHPHIIVVHDVVEQDERPYIVMELIDGGSLAERISARGPVDAAEAARIGIALLGALRTAHAAGVLHRDIKPANVLLQTATDEDGSERVVLTDFGIAQVAGATTLTESGAFVGSPEYTAPERMSGVRTGPESDLWSLGALLCTVLSGESPFHRDSLGGILHAVVIDEIRPPEQARPLLPVVRGLLERDPERRLEAAGAERMLRAFLDTGRTPKASTGRHPKATSGQAAKPAPGYTPTQRDVPRRDLAPPPAPSPSPPTPSSTAGQPPRRSTRGVLMAALLVAAMAGAGVSAAALLMRGDDGDGGNGGALPVSSAPLTSTSAGTPSPSPTPTPSDTPNTPTAPSGYRVAHDPDGFSLAVPEDFVRVPQGERIFYMSPGQTFRLGIKMSDPEQGGPLAVMKSAAADGAATNPGYHDGRVTDTTHYGHPAALWEFSWNGFSTAEGPRHTYDMCWEENGRMYDVWVSAPVGKVREAKEYFDVALDTFVRA, from the coding sequence ATGGGGACCGAGGGGGACAACGCCCGGGTGATCGCCGGGCGTTACCGACTGGAGAAGCGGCTCGGGCGCGGTGGCATGGGCGTCGTGTGGCGGGCGACCGACCAACTCCTGGGCCGCCAGGTCGCGGTGAAGGAGATCGCCCAGGACGACTCCCTCTCCGAGGCGGAGGCCCGCCAGCAGCGCGACCGCACCCTGCGCGAGGCCCGGGCGGTCGCCCAGCTGCGGCACCCGCACATCATCGTCGTGCACGACGTCGTCGAGCAGGACGAACGGCCGTACATCGTCATGGAGTTGATCGACGGCGGCTCGCTCGCCGAGCGGATCTCCGCCCGCGGTCCCGTCGACGCCGCCGAGGCCGCGCGCATCGGCATCGCCCTCCTCGGCGCGCTGCGCACGGCCCACGCGGCGGGCGTCCTGCACCGGGACATCAAACCGGCCAACGTCCTGTTGCAGACGGCCACCGACGAGGACGGCTCCGAGCGGGTCGTACTGACCGACTTCGGCATCGCCCAGGTCGCCGGTGCTACGACGCTCACCGAGAGCGGCGCGTTCGTCGGCTCGCCCGAGTACACCGCGCCGGAGCGGATGTCCGGCGTGCGGACCGGCCCCGAGTCCGACCTGTGGTCGCTGGGGGCGCTGCTGTGCACGGTGCTGAGTGGTGAATCGCCGTTCCACCGCGACTCGTTGGGCGGCATCCTGCACGCGGTCGTCATCGACGAGATCCGCCCGCCCGAACAGGCCCGGCCGCTGCTGCCCGTCGTACGGGGACTGCTCGAACGCGATCCGGAACGGCGGCTGGAGGCGGCCGGGGCGGAGCGGATGCTGCGGGCCTTCCTGGACACCGGGCGGACACCGAAGGCGTCGACGGGGCGGCATCCGAAGGCGACATCCGGCCAGGCGGCGAAGCCGGCGCCCGGGTACACACCGACTCAACGAGACGTCCCGCGCCGGGACTTGGCGCCCCCGCCCGCGCCGTCACCGTCCCCGCCGACCCCTTCCTCCACGGCCGGGCAGCCCCCTCGGCGTTCCACGCGCGGGGTGCTCATGGCCGCGTTGCTGGTCGCGGCGATGGCGGGGGCCGGGGTGTCGGCGGCGGCGCTGCTGATGCGGGGGGACGACGGGGACGGGGGCAACGGGGGTGCCCTGCCGGTGAGTTCGGCGCCGCTGACCTCCACGAGCGCCGGTACTCCGTCACCTTCCCCCACGCCCACGCCTTCAGACACGCCCAACACCCCTACCGCGCCCTCCGGTTACCGCGTCGCCCACGACCCCGACGGCTTCTCCCTGGCCGTACCGGAGGACTTCGTGCGGGTGCCGCAGGGTGAGCGCATCTTCTACATGTCGCCGGGCCAGACCTTCCGGCTCGGCATCAAGATGTCCGACCCCGAACAGGGCGGCCCGCTCGCGGTGATGAAGAGCGCGGCGGCCGACGGGGCGGCCACGAACCCCGGTTACCACGACGGCAGGGTCACCGACACCACGCACTACGGACACCCCGCCGCGCTCTGGGAGTTCAGCTGGAACGGCTTCAGCACGGCGGAGGGACCCCGGCACACCTACGACATGTGCTGGGAGGAGAACGGCCGGATGTACGACGTGTGGGTGTCGGCGCCGGTCGGGAAGGTGCGGGAGGCGAAGGAGTACTTCGACGTCGCGCTGGACACGTTCGTACGCGCATAA
- a CDS encoding protein kinase produces the protein MDDYAGRVLADRYRLPLPPSDEYELTETRAFDTYSGQEVLVRQVPLPEVVEAEVLGEDGLPDGFTARDRGARRPAAARTATRRPSDPAVRRAVEAAQAAARIPDHPRLDQVFDVFAEGGSLWIVSELVSAQPLSALLVEKPLSPYRAAEVASDVLMALRVLHAHGWVHRNITARTVLVCDDGRVMLTGLAVGAAEEALCGYDPVPPQDGEDGGDGGAGRTGPGGAAPVPAGSRAPAAFRTQGGSRLPAGSTLPAGPTAPAAGSLASGGSTVPAVPGDSRGGGTGGGGAIGFGGAGGGTGAGAAAVGPGAVDPEAARRAAIEARAAGGLPGVGVEGGGTIPSSAALARRDAEVGGDVRAARAGAIAAYRAGARAAARVQETQQRPALPGARPAVEGERGTAQAAGSAQLPYSGGNIVEQHPPGTTPPGQIADPYGVRNTAWHGATPRPGAPAPATQGDRPTPPQEGAAAGAPSPDTTGTFPIPGANAPARDGEGRPYGPGASAYGPGPSASGADTRPHGAAPSAHGRDARPHGADASAYGADPSAYGAEAPADGGDTRFYGANAPARGGAPRPHGAAPSAYGGDAHPHGADASAYGAEAPAYGGEASPYGTAPSAFGPGAPAHGANPAPHSTAPSPRNTDPSTYSSLTPAAGHSVPPATGTPRLDGPVPPGAAASGNSPRPPARWDELSSAGVPARRGPATALAAERARQVRMTVVGPVTERWAPEQAVPVHENWQLAAPIGPATDLWALGALLFRAVQGHAPYPEEATAELVQLVCAEPPAFAEECGPLRPVVESLLRQDPTERLDFEELRGWLRSLVRSAPEPEAGTHVVATPPTDPRRLPIVRRRGELVRRRRAGLPATSPHGRHKRAKEEVGGSPRRLGRTLVILIFLLLAGAVAYAMLFMPKSGENSGAGQGENTGAAGEVSTAPTHSSAGASSQPQPDQTSPSAHNSPSNSASSTETQTDPNVADGFVLRKDPEGFQLAVAKGWTRTPKNGSGQVVYSHGDFELIVVAGRDSATADGSDPMVYQRDKEAELQPYRNSSWATATGLRTITVGGKTMAEGQFTWTDSQGGDLFVRNMAFLINGRYHIVQVRGPEAQRDEVTRLYEQASSTYQYTG, from the coding sequence GTGGACGACTATGCGGGTCGGGTGCTCGCCGACCGCTACCGCCTGCCGCTGCCGCCCTCCGACGAGTACGAACTCACCGAGACCCGGGCCTTCGACACCTACAGCGGGCAGGAAGTCCTGGTACGCCAGGTGCCGTTGCCCGAGGTCGTCGAGGCGGAGGTGCTCGGCGAGGACGGGCTGCCCGACGGGTTCACGGCGCGCGACCGCGGGGCGCGGCGGCCGGCCGCGGCGCGGACCGCGACGCGGCGGCCCTCCGATCCGGCGGTACGGCGCGCGGTCGAGGCCGCGCAGGCCGCGGCGCGGATCCCCGACCATCCCCGGCTGGACCAGGTCTTCGACGTGTTCGCCGAAGGCGGTTCGCTGTGGATAGTGAGCGAACTGGTGTCCGCCCAGCCGTTGTCCGCACTGCTCGTCGAGAAGCCGTTGTCGCCGTACCGGGCGGCCGAGGTCGCCTCCGACGTGCTGATGGCGCTGCGGGTCCTGCACGCGCACGGCTGGGTCCACCGGAACATCACCGCCCGCACGGTGCTCGTCTGCGACGACGGCCGCGTGATGCTGACCGGCCTCGCGGTCGGCGCGGCCGAGGAGGCGCTGTGCGGCTACGACCCGGTGCCGCCCCAGGACGGCGAGGACGGCGGAGACGGTGGCGCAGGGCGCACGGGACCCGGCGGCGCGGCACCGGTACCCGCGGGTTCCAGGGCTCCGGCGGCCTTCAGGACCCAGGGAGGCTCCAGACTCCCCGCGGGCTCGACGCTCCCCGCAGGCCCGACGGCTCCGGCGGCCGGCTCCCTCGCTTCCGGCGGTTCTACGGTTCCCGCGGTCCCCGGTGACTCCCGCGGCGGCGGAACGGGTGGCGGCGGCGCGATCGGCTTCGGCGGCGCGGGTGGCGGAACGGGCGCGGGTGCGGCCGCCGTAGGCCCCGGTGCCGTGGACCCCGAGGCCGCCCGGCGGGCCGCGATCGAGGCGCGGGCCGCCGGAGGGCTGCCCGGAGTCGGTGTGGAGGGCGGTGGCACGATCCCGTCCTCCGCCGCGCTGGCCCGCAGGGACGCGGAGGTCGGCGGTGACGTCCGGGCCGCGCGGGCCGGGGCGATCGCCGCGTACCGGGCGGGCGCGCGAGCAGCCGCCCGGGTCCAGGAGACCCAGCAGCGCCCGGCGCTCCCCGGTGCCCGCCCCGCGGTCGAGGGCGAGCGCGGCACCGCCCAGGCGGCCGGTTCGGCCCAACTGCCGTACTCCGGCGGCAACATCGTGGAGCAGCACCCGCCCGGCACCACACCCCCGGGCCAGATAGCCGACCCCTACGGCGTCCGCAACACCGCCTGGCACGGCGCCACCCCGCGTCCGGGCGCCCCGGCGCCGGCCACACAGGGCGACCGGCCGACCCCTCCGCAGGAGGGTGCCGCCGCCGGTGCACCGTCCCCGGACACAACAGGCACATTCCCCATCCCCGGCGCGAACGCCCCGGCGCGCGATGGGGAGGGCCGCCCCTATGGCCCGGGCGCCTCGGCGTACGGCCCGGGCCCCTCAGCCTCCGGCGCCGACACCCGCCCCCACGGCGCGGCCCCCTCGGCCCACGGCCGCGACGCTCGTCCTCACGGCGCGGACGCGTCGGCCTACGGTGCGGACCCTTCTGCCTACGGTGCGGAGGCCCCGGCCGACGGCGGCGACACCCGTTTCTACGGCGCGAATGCCCCGGCGCGTGGCGGCGCCCCCCGCCCCCACGGCGCGGCCCCCTCGGCCTACGGCGGCGACGCACATCCACACGGCGCGGACGCGTCGGCCTATGGCGCGGAGGCCCCGGCCTACGGCGGCGAAGCCAGTCCCTACGGCACGGCCCCCTCGGCGTTCGGCCCGGGCGCCCCCGCCCACGGCGCGAACCCCGCGCCCCACAGCACCGCCCCCTCACCCCGCAACACCGACCCCTCCACCTACAGCTCCCTCACCCCCGCCGCCGGGCATTCCGTCCCGCCCGCCACCGGCACCCCCCGCCTTGACGGCCCCGTCCCACCCGGAGCCGCCGCCTCCGGCAACTCGCCTCGTCCTCCTGCCCGTTGGGATGAGCTGTCGTCCGCCGGTGTCCCGGCCCGCCGGGGCCCCGCCACCGCGCTGGCCGCCGAGCGGGCACGGCAGGTGCGGATGACGGTCGTCGGACCCGTCACCGAGCGGTGGGCGCCCGAGCAGGCCGTACCGGTGCATGAGAACTGGCAGTTGGCCGCGCCGATCGGGCCCGCCACCGATCTGTGGGCGCTCGGGGCGTTGCTCTTCCGGGCCGTGCAGGGGCACGCGCCGTATCCCGAAGAGGCGACCGCCGAGCTGGTGCAGCTCGTGTGTGCGGAGCCGCCTGCCTTTGCGGAGGAGTGCGGGCCGCTCAGGCCGGTCGTGGAGTCGCTGCTGCGGCAGGACCCCACCGAGCGGCTCGACTTCGAGGAACTGCGGGGCTGGCTGCGGTCGTTGGTGCGTTCGGCGCCGGAGCCCGAGGCCGGTACCCATGTCGTCGCCACCCCGCCGACCGACCCGCGGCGGCTGCCGATCGTGCGCAGGCGGGGCGAGTTGGTGCGCAGGCGGCGGGCCGGGCTGCCCGCGACCAGTCCGCACGGGCGGCACAAGCGGGCCAAGGAGGAGGTCGGCGGGTCACCGCGGCGGCTCGGCCGCACCCTGGTGATCCTCATCTTCCTGTTGCTCGCCGGCGCGGTCGCCTACGCCATGCTCTTCATGCCCAAGTCCGGGGAGAACTCCGGGGCCGGGCAGGGGGAGAACACCGGGGCCGCGGGGGAAGTCAGTACCGCGCCCACTCACTCCTCGGCCGGGGCCAGCAGTCAGCCGCAGCCCGATCAGACCTCGCCCAGTGCCCACAACAGCCCCTCCAACTCCGCCAGTTCGACCGAGACGCAGACGGACCCGAACGTCGCCGACGGGTTCGTGCTGCGCAAGGACCCCGAGGGGTTCCAGCTCGCGGTGGCTAAGGGCTGGACCCGGACACCCAAGAACGGGAGCGGCCAAGTCGTCTACTCCCACGGCGACTTCGAGCTGATCGTCGTAGCCGGGCGGGACAGTGCCACGGCGGACGGCAGCGACCCGATGGTCTACCAGCGGGACAAGGAAGCCGAGTTGCAGCCGTACCGCAACTCCAGCTGGGCCACCGCGACCGGGCTGCGGACCATCACGGTGGGCGGAAAGACCATGGCCGAGGGGCAGTTCACCTGGACGGACAGTCAGGGGGGTGATCTGTTCGTGCGCAACATGGCGTTCCTCATCAACGGCCGGTACCACATCGTGCAGGTACGTGGCCCGGAGGCTCAACGCGACGAAGTGACACGGCTGTACGAGCAGGCGTCGTCGACCTATCAGTACACCGGGTGA
- a CDS encoding serine/threonine-protein kinase — protein sequence MSEAERAGTSRQDKSERLLAGRYRLGAVLGRGGMGTVWRAEDETLGRTVAVKELRFPSSIDEDEKRRLITRTLREAKAIARIRNTSAVTVYDVVDEDDRPWIVMELVEGKSLAEAIREDGLLEPRRAAEVGLAILDVLRSAHREGILHRDVKPSNVLIAEDGRVVLTDFGIAQVEGDPSITSTGMLVGAPSYISPERARGHKPGPAADLWSLGGLLYAAVEGAPPYDKGSAIATLTAVMTEPLEEPKNAGPLKDVIYGLLNKDPAQRLDDAGAREMLNAVIHAPEPKAAEPEPPVDATRVVPLPPQPGPAESGGKKSGGGSGSSGPSAGAERLRGALRSMRKAAGGSAGAGAATSSAAAGAGTAAGSATGSGSGVSPAAGAGSGGASTPVAGKTGGSGAGAGAAGAGAGSAGLAGTSGKGGSGAAGATGSGGAKGTAAGGSSGAGAAGPRTPGVPSARSGGASGPATRSGTSTGSGTSTGSGAAAGTGAAAGSGAAATSAAKGGAADSGTRDPGTRDLGVQSSGLRETGLGNSGTRDSGTRDLGAATHESSTRSVNSGSANSGSGGRSSGWPVMTPPDLPPRPVPRAPLTDVVPKRTLVIIAVVIVLAVIGVVLAFTLNGDDDSGSKGSKDNSGAKADSSVSASASASSDTKKDSGDTGSAGTGGARTDSSATASAGGSAASSGTGASGGSGDETDGSSGGAAVVKTYKGSQGFSIGLPAGWSYQSTDSAGVRLTGPDGQKLLIAWTSTPKGDAVADWKNQEQYMTRSGYSRIRIEKVDYRGWNTADWEFTYQDGGTKYRTIDRGFVVNSHLGYALMYTAKAANWGTELRKDTWTTLTKTFQPKS from the coding sequence ATGTCGGAGGCGGAGCGGGCGGGGACATCCCGTCAGGACAAGAGCGAACGTCTCCTCGCCGGGCGGTACCGGTTGGGAGCAGTGCTCGGCCGCGGAGGCATGGGCACGGTGTGGCGTGCCGAGGACGAGACCCTGGGCCGGACGGTCGCCGTCAAGGAGCTGAGGTTCCCGTCCAGCATCGACGAGGACGAGAAACGCCGGCTGATCACACGGACGTTGCGCGAGGCCAAGGCCATCGCGCGGATCCGCAACACCAGCGCGGTGACGGTCTACGACGTCGTCGACGAGGACGACCGGCCGTGGATCGTCATGGAGTTGGTCGAGGGCAAGTCGCTCGCCGAGGCCATCCGGGAGGACGGCCTGCTGGAGCCGCGGCGCGCCGCGGAGGTCGGGCTCGCGATACTCGACGTCCTGCGGTCCGCGCACCGCGAGGGCATCCTGCACCGCGACGTGAAGCCGTCGAACGTGCTGATCGCCGAGGACGGCCGGGTCGTGCTCACCGACTTCGGCATCGCGCAGGTCGAGGGCGACCCGTCGATCACCTCCACCGGCATGCTCGTCGGCGCGCCCTCCTACATCTCCCCGGAGCGGGCCCGCGGGCACAAGCCGGGCCCTGCGGCCGACCTGTGGTCGCTCGGCGGGTTGCTGTACGCCGCGGTCGAGGGCGCACCGCCGTACGACAAGGGTTCGGCGATCGCCACGCTCACCGCGGTGATGACGGAGCCCTTGGAGGAGCCGAAGAACGCCGGGCCGTTGAAGGACGTCATCTACGGCCTGCTGAACAAGGACCCGGCCCAGCGTCTCGACGACGCGGGTGCCCGGGAGATGCTCAACGCGGTGATCCACGCGCCCGAGCCGAAGGCGGCCGAGCCCGAGCCGCCGGTGGACGCGACCCGGGTCGTGCCGCTGCCCCCGCAGCCCGGGCCCGCGGAGTCCGGCGGCAAGAAGAGCGGTGGCGGGAGCGGGAGTTCGGGTCCTTCGGCGGGGGCCGAGCGGTTGCGCGGGGCGTTGCGGTCCATGCGGAAGGCCGCAGGGGGTTCGGCGGGGGCCGGGGCGGCGACGTCTTCGGCGGCTGCGGGCGCGGGTACGGCTGCGGGTTCTGCCACGGGTTCGGGTTCCGGTGTGAGTCCGGCCGCGGGTGCGGGTTCCGGTGGGGCTTCAACTCCCGTTGCTGGTAAGACGGGTGGCTCGGGTGCGGGTGCCGGTGCGGCTGGTGCCGGGGCTGGTTCGGCCGGCCTGGCCGGTACTTCGGGCAAGGGTGGCTCCGGTGCTGCTGGAGCCACCGGCTCCGGTGGCGCGAAGGGCACGGCTGCGGGCGGGAGTTCAGGGGCTGGCGCTGCCGGGCCTCGGACGCCCGGGGTGCCTTCGGCCCGGTCGGGAGGTGCTTCTGGTCCGGCGACTCGTTCCGGGACGTCGACCGGTTCCGGGACGTCAACCGGTTCGGGAGCTGCGGCCGGCACTGGCGCCGCGGCCGGTTCCGGTGCCGCGGCCACCTCGGCGGCGAAGGGCGGTGCGGCGGACTCGGGTACGCGTGACCCCGGTACACGTGACCTGGGTGTGCAGTCGTCCGGGCTGCGGGAGACGGGACTGGGGAACTCGGGTACCCGGGACTCCGGTACCCGGGACCTGGGTGCCGCGACGCACGAGTCGAGCACTCGGTCGGTCAACTCGGGGTCGGCCAACTCCGGTTCGGGCGGGCGGAGTTCCGGGTGGCCCGTGATGACGCCGCCGGATCTGCCGCCGCGGCCGGTGCCGCGGGCGCCGCTCACCGATGTGGTGCCGAAGCGGACGCTGGTGATCATCGCGGTCGTCATCGTGCTCGCGGTGATCGGCGTCGTGCTGGCGTTCACGCTCAATGGCGACGACGACAGCGGCTCGAAGGGGTCGAAGGACAACAGCGGCGCCAAGGCGGACAGCAGTGTCAGCGCCAGCGCGAGTGCGAGCTCCGACACCAAGAAGGACAGCGGCGACACCGGGAGTGCGGGTACGGGCGGTGCGCGGACCGACTCCTCGGCGACCGCGTCGGCCGGCGGAAGCGCGGCGAGTTCGGGTACCGGGGCGTCCGGCGGGAGCGGTGACGAGACGGACGGTTCCTCGGGCGGCGCCGCGGTCGTGAAGACGTACAAGGGGAGCCAGGGTTTCTCGATAGGCCTGCCCGCCGGGTGGTCGTACCAGTCGACGGACTCCGCCGGAGTCCGGCTGACCGGCCCCGACGGGCAGAAGCTGCTGATCGCCTGGACCAGTACGCCGAAGGGCGACGCGGTCGCGGACTGGAAGAACCAGGAGCAGTACATGACGCGCTCCGGGTACTCGCGGATCCGAATAGAGAAGGTGGACTACCGGGGCTGGAACACGGCCGACTGGGAGTTCACCTATCAGGACGGCGGGACGAAGTACCGCACCATCGACCGTGGGTTCGTCGTCAACAGTCATCTCGGATACGCGCTCATGTACACCGCGAAGGCGGCCAATTGGGGTACTGAGCTTCGTAAGGACACCTGGACGACCCTGACGAAGACGTTCCAACCGAAGTCGTGA
- a CDS encoding serine/threonine-protein kinase, with product MSSNGGARHGADEPTSFALQPPNPRMAVPMPVPHPNNPYATPGSPPAPQPDPGTGRLIAGRYRLLGKLGHGGMGTVWRAKDETMDREVAVKEPRVPDHLPERERSNAFERMRREARAAARLDHPAVVNVHDVAVVDGQPWIVMELVTGRSLGDALQEGTLDARDAARIGLQVLGALEAAHAAGVLHRDVKPDNVLLGRHDRVVLTDFGIAQIEGETNLTDTGGFVGSPEYIAPERVLGQRPGPASDLWSLGVVLYAATEGVSPFRRSNTPATLQSVLNSAPAPPTSAPGPLADLITALLAKDAASRPNAAQVRAALESVANPPAPVPTQEVRYVERPSATRGLRPGRKTWFGLGAVVVAAAVGAYLLIANPFAGSRTLPQGWKKHHETDVAATLAVPAKYTREGPDRKTDKGHWVTYTDLSGTIQIGLLLERKSEDSLHAIKDSAAAQMYDDNGDFKESGSSELDMAKARKTSPQPTGTYRGRAAATNTIAYDTDDSQDALPWEVQILYYKTTAGNMYRLTISYPGDGDFTARGREVAKGAIANLDVDTL from the coding sequence ATGAGCAGCAACGGGGGAGCCAGGCACGGGGCCGACGAGCCGACGAGTTTCGCCCTGCAACCGCCGAACCCGCGCATGGCCGTGCCGATGCCGGTGCCGCACCCGAACAACCCTTACGCGACGCCTGGTTCACCGCCCGCCCCGCAGCCGGACCCCGGCACCGGACGGCTCATAGCCGGGCGGTACCGGCTGCTCGGCAAGCTCGGGCACGGCGGGATGGGCACGGTGTGGCGGGCCAAGGACGAGACGATGGACCGCGAGGTCGCCGTGAAGGAGCCGCGCGTCCCGGACCATCTTCCCGAACGCGAACGCTCCAACGCCTTCGAGCGGATGCGCCGCGAGGCCCGCGCGGCGGCTCGGCTCGACCACCCGGCTGTCGTGAACGTGCATGACGTGGCGGTGGTCGACGGCCAGCCGTGGATCGTGATGGAACTGGTGACCGGCCGTTCGCTGGGCGACGCGTTGCAGGAGGGCACCCTCGACGCGCGCGACGCGGCCCGGATCGGCCTCCAGGTGCTCGGAGCCCTCGAAGCAGCGCACGCGGCGGGCGTCCTGCACCGGGACGTGAAACCGGACAACGTCCTGCTGGGCCGCCACGACCGCGTCGTCCTGACCGACTTCGGCATCGCCCAGATCGAGGGCGAGACCAACCTGACCGACACCGGCGGTTTCGTCGGTTCGCCCGAATACATCGCGCCGGAACGGGTGTTGGGCCAGCGCCCCGGCCCCGCCTCCGACCTGTGGTCCCTCGGCGTGGTCCTGTACGCGGCGACGGAGGGCGTCTCGCCGTTCCGCCGCAGCAACACCCCCGCCACCCTCCAGTCGGTCCTCAACTCCGCGCCCGCGCCGCCGACTTCGGCTCCCGGCCCGCTCGCCGACCTCATCACCGCCCTCCTCGCCAAGGACGCGGCGAGCCGCCCGAACGCGGCCCAGGTGCGCGCCGCGCTGGAGTCGGTGGCCAACCCTCCCGCGCCGGTGCCCACGCAGGAGGTGCGGTACGTCGAACGCCCCAGCGCGACAAGGGGACTTCGGCCGGGCCGTAAGACGTGGTTCGGGCTCGGTGCGGTGGTCGTCGCGGCGGCGGTGGGGGCGTATCTGCTGATCGCGAATCCGTTCGCCGGCTCGCGGACGCTCCCGCAGGGCTGGAAGAAGCACCACGAGACGGACGTGGCGGCGACGCTCGCGGTTCCCGCCAAGTACACACGCGAGGGGCCCGACCGTAAGACCGACAAGGGCCACTGGGTCACGTACACGGACCTGAGCGGGACCATCCAGATCGGTCTGCTCCTTGAGCGGAAGTCCGAGGACAGCCTCCACGCGATCAAGGACTCGGCCGCCGCCCAGATGTACGACGACAACGGAGACTTCAAGGAGAGCGGCAGCTCCGAACTCGACATGGCGAAGGCCAGGAAGACCAGCCCGCAGCCGACCGGTACCTATCGGGGCAGGGCCGCCGCCACGAACACGATCGCCTACGACACCGATGACAGCCAGGACGCCCTTCCCTGGGAGGTGCAGATCCTCTACTACAAGACCACCGCCGGCAACATGTACCGGCTCACGATCAGCTATCCCGGCGACGGCGACTTCACGGCCCGCGGCCGCGAGGTGGCGAAGGGAGCGATCGCGAACCTGGACGTCGACACGCTGTGA
- a CDS encoding serine/threonine-protein kinase, with the protein MQGLLLAGRYRLAESIGSGGMGRVWRAHDEVLHRTVAIKELTAALYVSESDQPRLLARTRAEARAAARINHSAVVTVHDVLEHDGRPWIVMELVEGNSLADEVKEKGRLDPAEAARIGVWVVRALRAAHAAGVLHRDVKPGNVLLGQDGRVLLTDFGIAQIEGDSTITRTGEVVGSVDYLAPERVRGADPGPSSDLWALGATLFTAVEGRSPFRRTSPLSTMQAVVEEDAGEPRYAGALAPVIAALLNKDPALRPDADQAEQMLAEAAEGRRPRSAEEWLPTQQVGSRQGGLAEDFNSGSGARPYASATGGATPYPSATGATYQHTPAVSLAPPGAAAPPKRRRLRSVVLVVVAAALVGGGTALGLQKWHQDQDQDQGSTPGTSVSQSATPAPQSSGPANWRVYHDPWGFDISLPKGWTRQVYGDSDGIRQVDYTPDNGKHFVRIAIDTSPDFPTANAHQLDLEVQLQKLVDYQRVTLAANTYRDRPGSLWDYTWTALAKDTPFPGPRRAIEETYMSREGVEYAIYMSSPAADWATTSARFKSVLQSWSPDSG; encoded by the coding sequence ATGCAGGGCCTGCTCCTCGCGGGGCGCTATCGGCTCGCCGAGTCGATCGGCAGCGGCGGTATGGGCCGGGTGTGGCGCGCGCACGACGAGGTGTTGCACCGGACCGTCGCCATCAAGGAGTTGACGGCCGCGCTCTATGTGTCCGAGAGCGACCAGCCGAGGCTGCTGGCGCGCACCCGAGCCGAGGCGCGCGCCGCCGCGCGGATCAACCACTCCGCCGTCGTCACCGTGCACGACGTACTCGAACACGACGGCCGCCCATGGATCGTCATGGAGCTCGTCGAGGGCAACTCCCTTGCCGACGAGGTGAAGGAGAAGGGCCGGCTCGATCCGGCCGAGGCCGCGCGCATCGGCGTCTGGGTGGTGCGCGCCCTGCGCGCCGCGCACGCCGCCGGTGTCCTGCACCGTGACGTCAAGCCCGGCAACGTACTGCTCGGGCAGGACGGGCGGGTGCTGCTCACCGACTTCGGCATCGCGCAGATCGAGGGCGACAGCACCATCACCCGCACCGGAGAGGTCGTCGGCTCCGTCGACTACCTCGCCCCCGAGCGCGTCCGCGGCGCCGACCCCGGACCGTCCTCCGACCTGTGGGCGCTGGGCGCCACGCTCTTCACGGCGGTCGAGGGCCGTTCGCCCTTCCGCCGCACCTCGCCGCTGTCGACCATGCAAGCCGTCGTCGAGGAGGACGCGGGCGAACCGCGGTACGCCGGTGCGCTCGCGCCCGTCATCGCCGCGCTGCTGAACAAGGACCCCGCGCTACGGCCCGACGCGGACCAGGCCGAGCAGATGCTCGCGGAGGCGGCGGAGGGGCGGCGCCCGCGGTCGGCTGAGGAGTGGCTGCCCACGCAGCAAGTGGGCTCGCGGCAGGGTGGGTTGGCGGAGGACTTCAACTCGGGTTCGGGCGCGCGTCCGTACGCGTCGGCGACCGGGGGCGCGACACCGTACCCGTCGGCGACCGGGGCCACGTACCAGCACACACCGGCCGTCTCCCTCGCGCCCCCCGGCGCGGCCGCGCCGCCGAAGCGCCGTCGGTTGCGCTCGGTCGTCCTCGTGGTCGTCGCCGCCGCGCTCGTCGGCGGCGGTACGGCGCTGGGGCTGCAGAAGTGGCATCAGGACCAGGATCAGGACCAGGGCAGCACCCCGGGCACGTCGGTCTCGCAGAGCGCCACGCCGGCCCCGCAGAGTTCGGGTCCCGCCAACTGGCGTGTCTACCACGACCCTTGGGGCTTCGACATATCCCTCCCCAAGGGCTGGACGCGGCAGGTCTACGGCGACTCCGACGGCATCAGGCAGGTCGACTACACGCCCGACAACGGCAAGCACTTCGTCCGCATAGCCATCGACACCTCACCGGACTTCCCCACCGCGAACGCCCACCAGCTGGACCTGGAGGTGCAGCTCCAGAAGCTGGTCGACTACCAGCGGGTGACCCTGGCGGCGAACACCTACCGCGACCGGCCGGGCTCCCTGTGGGACTACACCTGGACGGCGCTGGCCAAGGACACCCCCTTCCCGGGGCCCCGGCGCGCCATCGAGGAGACGTACATGTCCCGCGAGGGCGTCGAGTACGCGATCTACATGTCGTCCCCGGCCGCCGACTGGGCCACGACGAGCGCGCGGTTCAAGTCGGTCCTGCAGAGCTGGAGCCCCGACTCGGGCTGA